The nucleotide sequence GAACGGGAGGATCCCGGTAGGGCAAAGCCCTTCCAGAAATCCTCTTTCCCGACCAATGGTGTAAGGGGATTGCCGCATTCGCCGAGGGCAAAGCCTTCCCAGGAACCCTCCTCTCAGCCCTTGCATGTAACGGGACGTGCCGGATGCACCGCTAACGGATTGAATGTGGATGTTGACAGCTTATGGGTGGATTGACGTAGTTTCGAAAGCTTGTAAAAGTTGAGTCTTATCATTACAAGAACATTACGGTACTATTACTCCAACGGAACTTCTCCCTGCAGGAGAGATTCGGGGGGCTTCGCCCCTCCGAAAGCCCCGCTCCAGTGCGGCGCGGCTTCGCCGCATCGGAACGGGGAAATCATGCGGGGGCCTCAGGCCCCGCTACGTCCCGCGGAGACGAAGTTTCGTTGTGATCCTATGAGTATTCATAGGATCACAACGAAAGAGATTCCCGAAGAACACCTATCACATCATAACATGAGAATTGTACCAGAACCTTCGAGAGGAGAAACCGGTAACTTTACTTTGTCACTTGCCGCAGCTTCCGCTATGAGCAGGTTCGGCGGGGCCTGCGGTCCCCGCAGCCCCCGCCGGGGGCGAAGTGACAAAGTAGCGATAACAGCCAGCGTGCCGGGCATCCCTGCAGGGCAGGGGCAACTGGGAACCCTCTCAGGTGTAGGGTTTTTCGAGCGAGAAGGGGTTTTCGGCATTCCAATGGGCTTACAATCCTCACCCCCAGCTCCTCTCTCTCCCGCGAGCGGGAGAGGGGGAGTCGGGCGTCCCAATGCCCCGGATGGCGCATGCGACGCGAGAATGGGCCGGAAAACCCTACACTTGAGAACATGGGGAACCCCGGAGTCCTCATTGCTCTCAAGCCGGCTGTCTTCGCATGAAAACCCTGGAGGTTCATCCAATGCGCGTAGCCCTGATCGGCGCCGGCGCTCTGGGCGGGGTGATCGGCTTTTATCTCTCGACCGTCGCCGATGTGGTGCTGGTAGACCCGTGGGCCGAGCACGTGGCGGCCATCGCCGCCCACGGTCTGCGCTGTGAACGCGACGGCGTCGAGACGATCCGCCGCGTGCACGCCGTGAGCGACCCGGCGCTGGCAGGCCGGGTTGAGGCGGCCCTGGTGCTGGTCAAGTCGCGGCAGACGCCCTGGGCCGCCGAGGCAGCCAGAACAGCGCTCACTGACACTGGCGTGGCCTACACGCTCCAGAACGGCCTGGGCAATCGCGAGATCCTGGCCGAGGCTCTGGGCGAGGAGCGCGCGGGCCAGGGAGTTACCTCGCTGGGGGGCACGCTGCTCGGGCCGGGGCGGGTGCGCCACGCCGGGATGGGGCCGACGCTCTTCGGCGCGGCGCCTGACCGGACGATGGCCGGGGCGCTGGCCGACCTGTTCAGCCAGGCCGGTCTGCCTGCGGAGGTGCGCGAGGATGTCACGGGGCTGGTGTGGGGCAAACTGATCGTCAACGCGGGGATCAATGCCCTGACGGCGCTGCTGCGCGTGCCCAATGGCGCGCTCGTCGAGACGTCCGCCGCCCGTGAACTGCTCGCCGCGGCGGCGCGTGAGGCCGCAGACGTGGCGGCGGCGCTGGGTGTGCGACTTCCATACGCTGACCCCGTGGAACACGCGCTTGAGGTGGCCCGCGCCACCGCGGCCAATCGTTCCTCAACCCTGCAAGACGTGCTGCGCGGAGCGCCGACGGAGATCGGCGCCATCAACGGCGCCGTGGCCCGCGAAGGCGCGCGTCTGGGCGTGCCGACGCCGGTGAATGCCCTGCTCGCCAGTCTCATTGAGGCCCTGGAAGCGACCACCGGGCAGCGGGTGGGGGAGGGGTAGGTGTGGAGGTGTGGAGGTGTGGAGGGGCGCTTACTCTACTCACATCTCTACATCTCTACACCTCTACACCTCCACACCTCTACACCCCCCTCAGGCGGCCCGGTCAACCCTGGTGAGGAAATCGCGGACGGCCTCTTCCAGGCTGATGGCGCCGGAGAGGATGCGCGGGTGGTAGGCAGGGATGAAATCGAACAGAAACGACTGCCCGGTGCGCAGTTCGCGCAGCATCAGGTGGGCGTAGGACCCCACTGCCTCGAGCATGCCGCTTTCGGCGAAGGCTCGTTCAGTGGCGGCGACATCGTAGCGCACGCGCCTGATGCTGGCCTGCCAGCCTCGCTGCCCGCGGGTGAGCCGGGCGTAGGAGGCGCGGGTGTCGCCATCAAAGGGCAGCCCCACCGAACCGGTGTTCACGACCAGGGTAGAGTCCACCCGGCGCACCAGGGGAGTGTGGGTATGACCGGCGCAGAACACCGCTGCCGCGGGATCGATCTGCGCGCGCACCTCATTGAGGGGCGCGCCGCGGTAGATGCCGTCGCGGTCGTGGCGCACCGAGGCGTGATAGATCGCCAGGCGTTCACCGTCGAGGTCGAAGGTCAGGTGTTCGGGCAAAGCGGTGATCTGGGGGATCATATCGGCAACCTGGGCGTGGGTCCAGGCTGCCACGCGGCTCACTTCAAACTGGGGGCCGCTGGTGGGGAAGTCGGGGCGCTGGCGTTCCTGTTCATACTGGAGCACGTAGCGCTCGTGGTTGCCGCGGATCACGCGCCAGCCGCGCTCGTCGCGCATACGCAGCACCAGTTCAAGGCAGACACGCGACTGGGGGCCGCGCCCGACCATGTCGCCAGCGACGATGACCAGATCGGGCGACCAGGATTCAACATCTTCGATGACGGCGTGCAGCGCTGCGGAATTGGCATGAATATCGGCGAGGACCGCGATGTTCATCGTTATGCAGCTACTTCGTTGCTTTCGGGAGTGCGGTTCACCTCACGCAGGGTGGAGAGATCGCGAATGCGTTCGGTGAACAGGATGCCATTCAGGTGGTCAACTTCGTGCTGGATGGCCCAGCCGAGCAGGCCGTCGGCGCGCCGCAGCCGCAGCCATTTCCCGTTGAGGTCCTGAAACTCCACCGTCACCCAGGTCTGCCGGGGCACCTGGCCATACCAGCCGGGCAGGCTCAGGCAGCCCTCCTCGCGCAACACCTCTTCGCCGCTGCTCTTCACGATCTTTGGATTGATCAGCACGAACTGCTCTGCCGGTGCGACGACCGCAGTGGTCCCGTCCTCGCGCTCCTCGATCTCCGGCGGCAGTTCGATGACGCACAGGCGGATGGGCAGACCGATCTGCGGCGCCGCCAGCCCCACGCCGTTGTTAGCGTGCATGGTCTCGAACATATCCGCCACCAGACGCTTCAGGCTCGCGTCGGGCAGTTTCACCGGGCGGCAGTGTGTTTTGAGGATCTTTTTATCCTCTTCGTTATCAATACGGAGAATGCGCCGGATAGCCATACTTTTATTCTTTCTTCTGGTGGAGGATGAAGACCGCTCCACATTAAGGATTATAACATAGGCTTGATACGAACATCGGTAAGACGGAGTTTCCCCGCGCCCCTCCAATCACAGCACGTGCACCGGGTCAACATCCACGCTCCAGCCATAGAGCGGTTCCAGGGCGTCAAGGGCGGCGTTGATGGCGCGCTCGTCGGCGGGGGGCGCGGCGCGGAGGATGAGGTGCCAGCGCCAGCGCCCGCGGGCGCGCTGAATGAAGGCGGGCGCCGGTCCAATCAGGCTCCAGCCTGCCAGTTCGCGCCGCCCAAGCAGGGCGCGGGCGCGTTCGGCCAGGCGTTCGGCTTCGCGCTGCGCGGCGCGGGGACTCTCGGCGGCATGGACCAGGCGCACCAGCCGGCTGAAGGGCGGGTAGCCCGTTGCGCGGCGAAAGGCGATCTCCTGGGAAAAAAAGCGTTGGTAGTCGTGCTCCTGAGCGGCGAGCAGGGCGTAATGCTCGGGGTTGTAGGTCTGAATGAGCACCTGGGCGCCTTCAAAGCGCCGGCCGGCGCGCCCGGCCACCTGGGTGAGCAGTTGAAAGGCCCGTTCGCCGCTGCGAAAATCGGGCAGGTGCAGCCCGGTGTCGGCGGCCACGACGCCGACCAGGGTGACCAGGGGCAAATCCAGGCCCTTGGCGATCATCTGCGTGCCGACAACCACGTCGGCCTCGTGGCGCAGCAGCGCGTCGAGCAGGCGCTCATGGGCGCCCTTGCCGCTGGCGCTGTCGCGATCCCAGCGCAGCACCCGCGCCGAGGGAAAGAGCGCCCGCACCTCCTCGGCCACACGCTGGGTGCCGATGCCGAAGCCGCGAATGCGCGCGCTCAGGCAATGGGGGCAGATCACCGGCGGCGCAGCGCGCGCGCCGCAGGCATGGCAGACCAGCACGGTGGCCTGCCCGGCGCCGGTTTCGCTGGCGTCGTAATGCACTGTCAGCGGGTTGGAGCAGGCGTTGCAGGTTGCCACGTAGCCGCAATCTCGGCACATGACGAAGGAAGCCGCGCCGCGCCGGTTGAGGAAGAGCATGGCCTGCTCGCCCCGCGTCAGGGTGGCGGCAAGCGCCTGTTGGAGCGCCTGGCTGAAGATCGAGGCGTTGCCCTGCTGGAGTTCGTCGCGCATATCCACGATGCGCACCGGCGGCAGGGGCAGGGCGCGGGAGCGGGGCAGGCCGTCGGCGCCGACGGCCCTGCCGACGCGCTCAGGGAGTTCCAGCAGGCGGTAGCGGCCTTCGCGTGCGGCCTGGTAACTCTCCACCGCCGGGGTGGCGCTGCCCAGCAGGGCGACCGCGCCGCTGAGGGCGGCGAGCCGCAGCGCCGTGTCGCGGGCGTGGTAGCGGGGGCTGGCCTCATGCTTGTAGCTCAGTTCGTGCTCCTCGTCAACAATGACCAGCCCCACCCGCTCCAGCGGCGCGAATACCGCCGAGCGGGAGCCGATCACCACCGCCGCCTCACCCCGGCGCAGGCGGCGCCAGGCGTCATAGCGCTCGCCCAGGCTCAGCCCGCTGTGCAGCACCGCCAGTTGGCCCGGAAAGCGCGCGGCGAAGCGGCGCACCAGTTGCGCCGTCAGGGCAATCTCAGGCGCCAGCACCAGAGCCTGGCGACCAAGCCGCAGGGTGCGGGCGATCGCCCGCAGGTAGATCTCGGTCTTGCCGCTGCCGGTGATGCCGTGGAGGAGGAAGACCGGCGGGTCGGCGCTTCCCTCGCCGGGCGCTTGTTCCTGGCGCGCGGCTGCATCGAGGGCCTGGACGATGGCCTCATAGGCCGCGCCTTGCGCCGCAGTCAGCGGTGGAGGCTGGTCGGGCGGCACGGCGGCGCTTAGCGGATCGCGCCGCACCTCGCGGGTTTCGAGGGTCACCAGGCCCCGCCGCTCCAGGGCGCGCAGCAGGGCGGCGTTCGCCCCGGTCGCGGCGTAGACTTCCGCCAGGGAGTGGGCGGAGGGAGGAACTTCGGGTGCATCGCTGTGGCGCGCGGCCAGCCACTCCAGCACGGCGCGCTGGCGCGGGGCGCGTTGCAACGCCTCCAGGGCCCGGGGCAGCGTCGCCGGAGGCGCTGCCAGCCGCACCAGCCGTTCAAGACGCGGGCGCACCCTGGGGGGCGTCGTGGCGGCGCCGGCGACGATCAGGCCCCGCTCGGCCAGAGCGGCGTAGGCGGCGCGCAACTCGGCGTCGCTGCCGCGCAGCGCCCGGCGCAGCGCCGCTTCGTCCAGTTCGCCGCGGGCGCGCAGGTAGTAGAGGATCGCCCGCTCGCGTTCGGGCAGCGCGCCCAGGTCGGCGCTCAGCCCGGCAGGGGTGGCGCGCCAGGTGACGGCGCTCTTCTGGCCCGTGCCGGGAGGCAACAGCAGGCTCAACACAGCGTAGAGCGGCGCGCGGTAGGTCGCGGCGACCCATGCTGCCAGCCGCAGGCCGGTTTCGGGGATCACCGCCTCGGGGTCGGCCAGGCCGATCAGATCGCGCAGGCGCTCCGCTGGCGCGGCGGGCGCAGCGAGGCGCAGCACCACCCCCTGCACCTGGCTGGTGCGCAGCGGCGCCCAGACCAGTTGCCCGGGACGCACCAGGCCCTGAAGGTGCGGCGGGACGCGGTAGGAGAGCACCGGCGGCGCTCCTCCGCTGGCGTTCAGGGCGACTTCGGCGATAACTGCGGTTGCCATAGGCGAATTGCGGCTTGTGGATTGCAGACGATCCCCGACGCATCCAGACGCCCCGGACGCGTCGGCGAGCGCCAGAACGGCTGCGCGTGTTGGCGACAGGCAGAGAGTATACCACCTTCGGGCCGCGCCAGGGTGCGCGAGGGGGTGATCAACATCGGTTCGATGGCGGCCCATCCGCGCGCCGGCATGTTACAATCCGTATGCCCCGGCCGCGTTTTGCCGGCAACGGTGCACCTTGTACAGCCCGGCGCACGTCTATGCCATACCACGAACCCGTCGTCCTGGAGCGCCGCGACCTCGGCGCCCTGACCCTGACGCGCTGGCATGCCCCGGAACTGGCGCGCGCCGCGCGCCCCGGGCAGGCGCTGCTCGCCCGCTGCGCGCCCCCCGATAGCGATGATCCGCTCCTGCGACGGACGCTCTTTCCCGCCGGCGCTGACCCGCACTCCGGCGTGGTCGAGGTGCTGCTGGCGCACGATGAGCGCGGCCTGGCCTGGCTTGCCGCGCAGCCCCCGGGGGCGCGGCTCGATGTCTATGGTCCGGTGGGGAACGGGTTTACTCTTGCCGAGCCAACGCGCAACCTGTTGCTGGCCGGGGCCGGTTCCGCCATGCCGGCGCTATTGTGCCTGGCGCGTACCGCCGTTGCGCGGGGCATTGCCGTGGTGCTGCTGGCATCCGCCGCTGACGCCAACCTGTTGCCGCCGCCTTTCTTGTTGCCCTCCGATGTCGAGTATCTCACGAGCGCGACCGGCGAGACCGATCTGCCGGCGCTGCTCGCCGGGCGCCACCCGGACGGCCCTGTGCTGAGCGGGGGGCCGCTTGGATGGGCCGATCAGCTCTGCCTGGGGCTGGCGGCGCCCCTGTTGCCGCCGGTGATCGAGACGGTGCGCGCGGGCAAGGTGCGCTGGGAACGGGGCTTCGCGCAGGTCGTCCTGCCAGGCGCCTTGCCCTGTGGTGTAGGCACGTGCCAGGCTTGCCTGGTGGAGACCCGCGATGGCGCCCGTCTCGGATGCAAGGATGGGCCGGTCTTCGATCTACGCGATCTGCGCCTTTGAAATGAAAATGGGAAAACCCCGTTCCCCCACGCCCCTGCCGGATGGGCGGGCAGGGCGGCCCCACGGCAGTTGAAGGAGCAGGGGGAAACTCGGTTTCCCCATACTATTGCCTGAAAGGCGGTCGCTCCCCTCTCGGTCAACGAACCTCGCCCTGGATTTCGCGATAGCTCTTGAGGAACCAGCGGGTCACGTCGCGGTAGCGATCCTCGCGCCCGATGAGCAAGTGGTGCAGGCTGCTCTCAGGGTCCTCGAGACCGGCGCCGTCGAGGGTTGTGGCGGCGGCGAAGCGGTAGAGAGGCTGGTAGAGCGTGATACTCGGCGCCAGGCTGATCCAGCGCTGCTGAAAGGCGGCGTAGTCGGCGCTGCGGGCGGCGAGTTCGCTCTCGACGCGGGCGCTGGCGAGGAGATCGTCAATCTCTTTATCGTCCAGACCGGCGTAGTTCAGGCCCGTGTCGGCGCGGCTGGAGTGCCAGAGGGCAAAGGGGTCGGGGTCGGGGCCAAGGCGCGTCCAGGTGTGCAGGGCCATGTCGAACTCGTGGGCGCGCAGCCGGGCCTGTAATGCCGGCCCGTCGAGTTCAACCACGCTGATACGCACCCCGAGATCGCCCCACTGGCGGGCGATCTCGTCGGCGACGGCGCGACGCTTCGGTTCATTGTCCACCAGCAACTCCAGAGCCAGGGGGCGGCCGTCACGCTCCAGGATGCCATCGGCGCCGCGGTCGAAGCCCGACTCGCTGAGGATGCGCCCGGCGGCAGCGGGGTCGGGGGCGTACCAGCGCGCTTCGGGGTTGTAGGCCCACCAGCCGGGGAGAATAGGGGTGTCGAGGGGCATTGCCGTGCCATTCAGGGCGCGCTCGATCAACGCGTCTTTGTTCAGGCCGTGGGCCAGGGCGCGGCGCAGGTTGAGATTGTTGAGGGGCGGGCGTCGCAAATTGAAACTCAGCGTGGTGTACTCATCGAGGGGCACAACCGCGCCGCGAATGCCTGCGGGTAGATCTTCAAGCGCAGCAGCGCCGGTAATCCGCGCACCGAAGGCCGTCACGTCGCCGCGGGCGAGGGCGGCGAAGGCGGCTTCGGGCGAGGCGATGAAGCGCAACTCCAGACGCTCGATGTAAGGGCGCCCGCCGAAGTAGCCTGCATTGGCAACGAGCACGGCGCGGTCCTCGCGCAGTTCGAGCAGGCGGTAGGGGCCGGTGCCCACCAGACGCTCGGCGATGGATCCGCTGGTCCAGGCTTCAGGCGGCTTGCCGGCGAACACATGGGCGGGCAGAATGGGCAGGCGGGCCATGCTGAGGAACGGCGCAAATGGCGCGGTCAGGGTCGCGCGAATGGTATAGGCATCCAGCCGGTCCACCAGCACATCCTGCCACACGGCGGCGAGGGCCGGTTCGGCGGGCTGATCGGCCACCTGGAGCGTCCGCAGCGTAAAGACCACATCGTCGGCAGTGAAGGGCCGGCCATCGTGCCACGTAACGTTGCGTCGCAGGTTGAAGTGGTACACCGTGCCGCTGGCGTCAACCTCGTAGGACTGCGCCAGGGCCGGTTCGATCAACCCGTCGGCGCCAATACGCACCAGACCATCGAAGATCAACGCGATCAGGTCGCGGCCCACGGGGTCGGCGAGCGGATCGTTAAGCAGGGGGATAGGGCGTTCCGGCGCGCCAACCACGGCTTCGACGTAGGAGCCGCCTACGAGAGGCGTCGCGACCGAGGCATTGCGCAGGGCAACCGCGCCAAGCAAGCCGGCGATCAGCATGATGCTCAGGGTAGCGATGACGATTTGCCAGCGAATACGACGGGCCATGGGCTTGAATATTCCTGCCAGAGAGGAGGTTCTGGGAGGGCGAAGCCCCGCCAGGAACCCGCTTTCCTTGCCTGGTTGGAGGAGGCTCAGGAACCCGGGGATGCTTACGCCCCTGCTCTGGAGATGGGTCAGGGAAGTCGCAGCCTTCCCCAAAAGCCTCCTTCCTCGTATGCCTGAAGGAGGGTGAGGAACCCGGAGTTCCCGGACCTCTGCCGGAGGGAAGGGCCGGGAGGGCGAAGCCCTCCTGGAACGTCATCGGCTGCCCCGGCTATCTGGACGGGCGCTTAACCAAAGATCGGCAGACTGGCGATCAGCGAGAGCAGCAAAAACGCCACGCTCAGGACCAGGGTCGCCTGGTAGAGGGTCTTCTCCAGACCGCGGCGGGTGCGGTAGATCGAACTGGTGTCGCGGTTGGCCATCCCGGGGCTGCGGGCCTGCAACACGACCAGGGCAATCAGCACCACGCTGATAACGATTATGGCAATGTACAGCGCGATTTCCACGAGATCATTCCTCTCTGAGATGCAGAAGACCTGTGTGCAGGAAGGTGCAAGAAGGCAAGCCCTCCAGGGAACGCTTCTCTGTAGTCTGGCAATTGTGCGGCATAGCCGCAGAACGCTATTGTACCATACCCCGTCCTATCGGCTGCTTCAGCAGGTGCGCCCTGAGCCTTGCGCATCATCCGGCCAAAAGATCGGTGCAGCGCAGGCTTCGGCCTTGCAGGGCTTGTTCCAAGGATGCCGCACGGGCGCCGAGATAAGCCAGGGCCGATGCACAGTCCGCCTCCAGCGTGAGGATCGGGGCTGATACGCCGCCCGATACGGTCATGTTTCACTAGTTTTGGCGGCGTAGCCGCCAAAACTAGCGAAAAACCCGGGGCTTGCCCCAAACATTTGCATAGTCCTGTTTCCACCCCCCGCCTTTTTTCCTCGCCTTCGGCCTGTGTTATACTTTATTTAGATCATCGAAGCAATGTTGCTTGCCAATGCCAGGAACGCGCCGCATGCCATCGCTGTGAGCGTCCTGCAACGTACCGGCGCCAACGGGCCCGTTCGCCCGTGGAGGAACTTGGAGCCATGACCGTTGCTGCCCGCATGGGTTCTCAACTGTCTGAGAGTGGTCCGTCTGATGATAAACCCGGTCACGAGTGCGGCATCTTTGGCATCGTGCATCGCGATGCCGATGTCGCGCGGCTGACCTTTTTCGGCCTCTATGCCTTGCAGCATCGCGGGCAGGAGAGCGCGGGGATCGCTGTATCCAACGGACGCGCCATCCGCTACCATAAGGAGATGGGCCTGGTGGCCCAGGTCTTTAACGAAGAGAAACTGCGCCCACTCACCGGCTTTATGGCCATCGGCCACACCCGCTATTCGACTACCGGCTCCTCGCGCATCGAGAACGCGCAACCCTTCGTGGTTGAGAGCGCCCTCGGCCCGCTGGCCGTGGGCCACAACGGCAATCTGACCAACGCTGCCGCTCTGCGCCGCGAGTTGCTTAATCGCGGCGTCGGCCTCACCAGCAGCAGCGACTCCGAGGTGATTACGCAGATGCTGGCCGGGGGCGAAGGCCGAACCTGGGAGGAAAAACTGCGCGTCTTTATGGTCCGCGCGCAGGGCGCCTACTGTCTGACCGTGCTTACCCGCGAGACGCTCTACGCCGTGCGTGACCCGCTGGGGTTGCACCCTCTCTGCCTGGGGCGCCTTGGCGAGCGGGGGTGGGTGGTGGCCTCGGAGAGTTGCGCCTTTGGTCCCATCGGCGCCGAGTTTGTACGCGATGTCGAACCCGGCGAGATCGTGGCAGTCACCGAGGACGGCCCCCGCACGGTGGCGTCGATGCCCGCCCCTCATCGGGCGGAGTGTCTCTTTGAGTACATCTACTTCGCCCGCCCGGACAGCGTGCTCCACGGCGCGGCGCTGCACGCCGTGCGCGTCGCCCAGGGCCGCGAGCTGGCCCGCGAAGCGCCTGCCGATGCTGATGTGGTCATCGCCGTGCCCGATAGCGCCACCCCCGCCGCCATTGGTTACGCCCAGGAGTCGGGCATTCCGTATACCGAGGGGTTGATCAAAAATCGCTATATCGGGCGCACCTTTATCCAGCCTGATGATCACGTGCGAAAAGTGGGCATTAACCTGAAGTTCAACGCCCTGCCCGACAATCTGGCCGGCAAGCGGGTGGTGCTGGTTGACGACAGTATCGTGCGCGGCAACACCAGCGGCCCGATTGTGCGCCTGATCCGCGAAGCCGGCGCCCGCGAGGTGCATGTCCGCGTCTCCTCCCCGCCCATCCGCCACCCCTGCTTCCTCGGCGTAGATATGGCCACCTACCCCGAACTGATCGCCCACCGCATGAGCATCCCCGAAATCTGCGCCCACCTGGGGGCCGACAGTCTGGCCTACCTCAGCCTGGAGGGCCTGATCCGCTCCACCCGCCAGGCTCCCAGCGAGTTCTGCAAGGGCTGTTTTACCGGCAAGTACCCGGTGCAGATCGAACTGGTCGAGAAGGAAGTCTTCGAGCTGCGCTAAGCAGGGCGACCTTCCAGGTTGCCTGCCAGAGGGCGACCTTCCAGGTTGCCCTGGTGGGCCCGGCTTTCTTCTTCCGGGGATACCGGTATCATAGACAGGAGAGTCATGACGCCGATGGCCGGTCATGAGACCCTGGAACTGGTGGTCGATTCGGTGGCCCAGGGCGGTGACGGGGTGGGCCGCCATGAGGGTCTGGTGGTCTTCGCCCGCGGAGGGTTGCCGGGCGAACGGGTGCGGGTGCGACTCTACGAGC is from Chloroflexaceae bacterium and encodes:
- a CDS encoding 2-dehydropantoate 2-reductase; translated protein: MRVALIGAGALGGVIGFYLSTVADVVLVDPWAEHVAAIAAHGLRCERDGVETIRRVHAVSDPALAGRVEAALVLVKSRQTPWAAEAARTALTDTGVAYTLQNGLGNREILAEALGEERAGQGVTSLGGTLLGPGRVRHAGMGPTLFGAAPDRTMAGALADLFSQAGLPAEVREDVTGLVWGKLIVNAGINALTALLRVPNGALVETSAARELLAAAAREAADVAAALGVRLPYADPVEHALEVARATAANRSSTLQDVLRGAPTEIGAINGAVAREGARLGVPTPVNALLASLIEALEATTGQRVGEG
- a CDS encoding metallophosphatase family protein; its protein translation is MNIAVLADIHANSAALHAVIEDVESWSPDLVIVAGDMVGRGPQSRVCLELVLRMRDERGWRVIRGNHERYVLQYEQERQRPDFPTSGPQFEVSRVAAWTHAQVADMIPQITALPEHLTFDLDGERLAIYHASVRHDRDGIYRGAPLNEVRAQIDPAAAVFCAGHTHTPLVRRVDSTLVVNTGSVGLPFDGDTRASYARLTRGQRGWQASIRRVRYDVAATERAFAESGMLEAVGSYAHLMLRELRTGQSFLFDFIPAYHPRILSGAISLEEAVRDFLTRVDRAA
- the def gene encoding peptide deformylase — encoded protein: MAIRRILRIDNEEDKKILKTHCRPVKLPDASLKRLVADMFETMHANNGVGLAAPQIGLPIRLCVIELPPEIEEREDGTTAVVAPAEQFVLINPKIVKSSGEEVLREEGCLSLPGWYGQVPRQTWVTVEFQDLNGKWLRLRRADGLLGWAIQHEVDHLNGILFTERIRDLSTLREVNRTPESNEVAA
- the priA gene encoding primosomal protein N' is translated as MATAVIAEVALNASGGAPPVLSYRVPPHLQGLVRPGQLVWAPLRTSQVQGVVLRLAAPAAPAERLRDLIGLADPEAVIPETGLRLAAWVAATYRAPLYAVLSLLLPPGTGQKSAVTWRATPAGLSADLGALPERERAILYYLRARGELDEAALRRALRGSDAELRAAYAALAERGLIVAGAATTPPRVRPRLERLVRLAAPPATLPRALEALQRAPRQRAVLEWLAARHSDAPEVPPSAHSLAEVYAATGANAALLRALERRGLVTLETREVRRDPLSAAVPPDQPPPLTAAQGAAYEAIVQALDAAARQEQAPGEGSADPPVFLLHGITGSGKTEIYLRAIARTLRLGRQALVLAPEIALTAQLVRRFAARFPGQLAVLHSGLSLGERYDAWRRLRRGEAAVVIGSRSAVFAPLERVGLVIVDEEHELSYKHEASPRYHARDTALRLAALSGAVALLGSATPAVESYQAAREGRYRLLELPERVGRAVGADGLPRSRALPLPPVRIVDMRDELQQGNASIFSQALQQALAATLTRGEQAMLFLNRRGAASFVMCRDCGYVATCNACSNPLTVHYDASETGAGQATVLVCHACGARAAPPVICPHCLSARIRGFGIGTQRVAEEVRALFPSARVLRWDRDSASGKGAHERLLDALLRHEADVVVGTQMIAKGLDLPLVTLVGVVAADTGLHLPDFRSGERAFQLLTQVAGRAGRRFEGAQVLIQTYNPEHYALLAAQEHDYQRFFSQEIAFRRATGYPPFSRLVRLVHAAESPRAAQREAERLAERARALLGRRELAGWSLIGPAPAFIQRARGRWRWHLILRAAPPADERAINAALDALEPLYGWSVDVDPVHVL
- a CDS encoding peptide ABC transporter substrate-binding protein is translated as MARRIRWQIVIATLSIMLIAGLLGAVALRNASVATPLVGGSYVEAVVGAPERPIPLLNDPLADPVGRDLIALIFDGLVRIGADGLIEPALAQSYEVDASGTVYHFNLRRNVTWHDGRPFTADDVVFTLRTLQVADQPAEPALAAVWQDVLVDRLDAYTIRATLTAPFAPFLSMARLPILPAHVFAGKPPEAWTSGSIAERLVGTGPYRLLELREDRAVLVANAGYFGGRPYIERLELRFIASPEAAFAALARGDVTAFGARITGAAALEDLPAGIRGAVVPLDEYTTLSFNLRRPPLNNLNLRRALAHGLNKDALIERALNGTAMPLDTPILPGWWAYNPEARWYAPDPAAAGRILSESGFDRGADGILERDGRPLALELLVDNEPKRRAVADEIARQWGDLGVRISVVELDGPALQARLRAHEFDMALHTWTRLGPDPDPFALWHSSRADTGLNYAGLDDKEIDDLLASARVESELAARSADYAAFQQRWISLAPSITLYQPLYRFAAATTLDGAGLEDPESSLHHLLIGREDRYRDVTRWFLKSYREIQGEVR
- the secG gene encoding preprotein translocase subunit SecG produces the protein MEIALYIAIIVISVVLIALVVLQARSPGMANRDTSSIYRTRRGLEKTLYQATLVLSVAFLLLSLIASLPIFG
- the purF gene encoding amidophosphoribosyltransferase — encoded protein: MTVAARMGSQLSESGPSDDKPGHECGIFGIVHRDADVARLTFFGLYALQHRGQESAGIAVSNGRAIRYHKEMGLVAQVFNEEKLRPLTGFMAIGHTRYSTTGSSRIENAQPFVVESALGPLAVGHNGNLTNAAALRRELLNRGVGLTSSSDSEVITQMLAGGEGRTWEEKLRVFMVRAQGAYCLTVLTRETLYAVRDPLGLHPLCLGRLGERGWVVASESCAFGPIGAEFVRDVEPGEIVAVTEDGPRTVASMPAPHRAECLFEYIYFARPDSVLHGAALHAVRVAQGRELAREAPADADVVIAVPDSATPAAIGYAQESGIPYTEGLIKNRYIGRTFIQPDDHVRKVGINLKFNALPDNLAGKRVVLVDDSIVRGNTSGPIVRLIREAGAREVHVRVSSPPIRHPCFLGVDMATYPELIAHRMSIPEICAHLGADSLAYLSLEGLIRSTRQAPSEFCKGCFTGKYPVQIELVEKEVFELR